One segment of Opisthocomus hoazin isolate bOpiHoa1 chromosome 22, bOpiHoa1.hap1, whole genome shotgun sequence DNA contains the following:
- the SLC34A1 gene encoding sodium-dependent phosphate transport protein 2A, translating to MLPYRRESPALPRCPVRGGRVVHGPPFAYCPSPQALHRLPGAHACPFAVGAVPCPDHGFPCPGSPGRLGEGRERYELEALPWQGPHLGLEELQKPELGCWARVQSICVSLLKVPLMFGFLYLFVCSLDVLSSAFQLAGGKVAGDIFKDNAILSNPVAGLVVGILVTVLVQSSSTSTSIIVSMVSSGLLEVRSAIPIIMGSNIGTSVTNTIVALMQAGDRSEFKRAFAGATVHDCFNWLSVLVLLPLEVVSGYLHHVTRLVVATFNIRSGKDAPDLLKIITEPFTKLIIQLDKSVITGIATGDESLRNRSLIRVWCGPAPPQTAAMGLGSSLNCTAPGHCSTKGIESLHNVTRQKCEHLFTDTPLPDLAVGLVLLAGSLVVLCMCLILLVKILNSLLKGQVAKAIQKVINTDLPHPLSWLTGYFAMVVGAGMTFVVQSSSVFTSAITPLIGLGVISIERAYPLTLGSNIGTTTTAILAALASPGDKLASSFQIALCHFFFNISGILLWYPLPFTRLPIRMAKALGERTAKYRWFAVLYLLVCFLLLPSLVFGISMAGWQALVGVGAPFLSLLFFVGLVNALQARSPGRLPKWLQTWDFLPAWMHSLQPLDRLITRATLCCTDRCRSPEGWEEREGPPRDKARLGLDNPALSYPEEVPSAAARVGSPRLPLHGATRL from the exons ATGCTGCCGTACCGGAGGGagagcccggccctgccccgctgcccggtGCGGGGAGGAAGGGTGGTGCACGGGCCCCCTTTCGCCTACTGCCCCAGCCCCCAAG ctctgcaccGGCTGCCGGGTGCCCACGCCTGCCCCTTCGCCGTCGGCGCGGTGCCCTGCCCTGACCATGGCTTCCCgtgccccggctccccggggcgCCTGGGCGAGGGCAGGGAGCGGTACGAGCTGGAGGCGCTGCCCTGGCAGGGGCCCCACCTGGGCTTGGAGGAGCTGCAGAAGCCAG AGCTGGGGTGCTGGGCCAGGGTCCAGTCCATCTGTGTCTCCCTTCTCAAGGTGCCTCTGATGTTCGGGTTCCTGTACCTCTTCGTGTGCTCTCTGGACGTGCTCAGCTCTGCCTTCCAGCTGGCCGGAG GCAAGGTGGCCGGGGACATCTTCAAGGACAACGCCATCCTCTCCAACCCAGTGGCTGGGTTGGTGGTGGGCATCCTGGTGACAGTGCTGGTGCAGAGctcctccacctccacctccatcATCGTCAGCATGGTCTCCTCGGGGC TGCTGGAGGTGCGCTCGGCCATCCCCATCATTATGGGCTCCAACATCGGCACCTCTGTCACCAACACCATCGTGGCCCTCATGCAGGCTGGCGACCGCAGTGAGTTCAAACG GGCCTTCGCCGGTGCCACGGTGCATGACTGCTTCAACTGGCTGTCGGTGCTGGTCCTGCTGCCGCTGGAGGTGGTGAGCGGGTACCTGCACCACGTCACCCGCCTGGTTGTAGCCACCTTCAACATCCGCAGTGGGAAGGATGCCCCTGACCTGCTGAAGATCATCACGGAGCCCTTCACTAAGCTCATCATCCAG CTGGACAAGTCGGTGATCACGGGCATCGCCACAGGGGATGAGAGCCTGCGCAACCGGAGCCTCATCCGTGTCTGGTGTGGCCCTGCGCCCCCACAG ACAGCCGCCATGGGGCTTGGGTCCTCCCTGAACTGCACGGCCCCTGGCCACTGCAGTACTAAGGGCATCGAGAGCCTCCACAACGTCACCAGGCAGAAGT GCGAGCACCTCTTCACCGACACGCCGCTGCCCGACCTGGCCgtggggctggtgctgctggccggGTCCCTCGTCGTGCTCTGCATGTGCCTCATCCTCCTGGTCAAAATCCTCAACTCCCTGCTCAAGGGGCAGGTGGCCAAAGCCATCCAGAAGGTCATCAACACTG ACCTCCCGCACCCGCTCAGCTGGCTCACTGGGTACTTCGCCATGGTGGTGGGCGCTGGGATGACCTTCGtggtgcagagcagctctgttttCACCTCGGCCATCACACCCTTGATCG GCCTGGGGGTGATCAGCATAGAGCGTGCCTACCCGCTGACCCTGGGCTCCAACATCggcaccaccaccaccgccatcCTGGCCGCCCTGGCCAGCCCAGGGGACAAGCTGGCCAGCTCCTTCCAG ATTGCCCTCTGCCACTTCTTCTTCAACATCTCCGGCATCCTGCTGTGGTACCCGCTGCCCTTCACCCGCCTGCCCATCCGCATGGCCAAGGCGCTGGGCGAGCGCACGGCCAAGTACCGCTGGTTCGCCGTGCTGTACCTCCTCGtctgcttcctcctgctgcccTCCCTCGTCTTCGGCATCTCCATGGCGGGCTGGCAGGCGCTGGTGGGGGTGGGCGCAcccttcctcagcctcctcttcttcgtGGGGCTGGTGAACGCGCTGCAGgcgcgcagccccggccgccTGCCCAAATGGCTGCAGACCTGGGACTTCCTCCCCGCCTGGATGCACTCGCTGCAGCCCCTCGACCGGCTCATCACCCGCGCCACGCTCTGCTGCACCGACCGCTGCCGCAGCCCCGAGGGCTGGGAGGAGCGCGAGGGCCCCCCCCGCGAcaaggccaggctggggctggacaACCCCGCGCTCTCCTACCCCGAGGAGGTGCCCAGCGCTGCCGCCCGGGTGGGCTCCCCTCGCCTGCCCCTGCATGGTGCCACCCGCCTCTAG
- the RGS14 gene encoding regulator of G-protein signaling 14 isoform X2 produces MQGKAKLLLVHNGRMGPAVSDGELNASRARGSNHSVNSLPGPSATCGSTQGSVVSWAESFETLLQDRVAVTYFTEFLKKEFSAENVYFWQACERFQQIPASDTQQLAQEARRIYDEFLSSHSVSPVNIDKQAWIGEDMLATPSPDMFRVQQLQIFNLMKFDSYTRFVKSPLYQACLRAESQGQPLPDLRPHSRSSSPPPDLSKKTKLKLGKSLPLGVETAGSGATRSPRRSFRKGERREPSWAGGEGSGSSMLWRESQGSLNSSASLDLGFLSSASTAASPWTESHRKSLGGSEAELSAKPMKYCCVYLPDGTASLASVRPGHSIRDMLAGICEKRGFSLPDIKVYLVGNEQKALVLDQECSVLADQEVKLENRISFELEISSLSKTIRITAKSTKRIREALQPVLGKYGVRMELALLRRQGEPAALDLEKLVSTVAAQKLVLETPADMRVTESAEAAAAPSQLRSEEGSPTGAEPDALWEMPSSFSRPRSSAAMNLNRRTYDLEGLVELLNRAQSCRANDQRGLLSKEDLVLPDFLQLPGQNDSACEGSDQPCAPHPGCEGNGHPQPTEPIPAQPPVDHELR; encoded by the exons ATGCAGGGCAAGGCCAAGCTGCTGCTGGTCCACAATGGCCGCATG GGCCCGGCTGTGtcggatggag agtTAAATGCCTCCAGGGCCCGTGGCAGCAACCACAGCGTGAACAGCCTGCCGGGACCGTCAGCCACGTGCGGCTCCACACAAGGGTCTGTGGTCAGCTGGGCCGAATCCTTCGAGACACTGCTGCAGGACCGCGTGGCTGTCACCTACTTCACT GAGTTCCTCAAGAAGGAGTTCAGTGCTGAAAACGTCTACTTCTGGCAGGCATGTGAGCGCTTCCAGCAGATCCCGGCCAGCGACACGCAGCAG ctggCCCAGGAGGCACGGCGGATCTACGATGAGTTCCTCTCCAGCCACTCGGTCAGCCCTGTGAACATTGACAAGCAGGCCTGGATTGGGGAGGACATGCTggccaccccctccccagacatGTTTCGCGTCCAGCAGCTCCAG ATCTTTAACCTGATGAAGTTTGACAGCTACACGCGCTTCGTGAAATCCCCACTCTACCAGGCCTGCCTGCGGGCAGAGAGCCAGGGACAGCCCCTGCCCGACCTGCGGCCTCActcccgcagcagcagccccccgccTGACCTCAGCAAG AAGACGAAGCTGAAGCTGGGCAAGTCCCTGCCGCTGGGCGTGGAGACAGCGGGCAGTGGTgccacccgcagcccccgccggtcCTTCAGGAAGGGAGAGCGGCGGGAGCCCTCCTGGGCAG GGGGAGAAGGCAGTGGGAGCTCCATGCTGTGGCGGGAGTCCCAGGGTTCGCTCAACTCCTCGGCCAGCCTGGACCTGGGCTTCCTATCCTCGGCCAGCACAGCTGCCAGCCCTTGGACGGAG AGCCATCGGAAGAGCCTGGGGGGCAGCGAGGCAGAGCTGTCGGCCAAGCCCATGAAGTACTGCTGCGTGTACCTGCCTGACGGCACGGCCTCGCTGGCCTCCGTCCGGCCTGGCCACTCCATCCGCGACATGCTGGCGGGGATATGCGAGAAGCGCGGCTTCAGCCTCCCCGACATCAAGGTCTACCTGGTGGGGAACGAGCAG AAAGCGCTGGTGCTGGACCAGGAGTGCTCCGTGTTGGCAGACCAGGAGGTGAAGCTGGAGAACAGGATAAGCTTCGA GCTGGAAATCTCCTCCCTCAGCAAGACCATCCGCATCACAGCGAAGTCAACCAAGCGCATCCGGGAAGCGCTGCAGCCCGTGCTGGGGAAGTACGGCGTGCGCATGGAGCTGGCGCTGCTGCGGCGG CAAGGCGAGCCAGCCGCCCTGGACCTGGAGAAGCTGGTCAGCACAGTGGCTGCTCAGAAACTCGTCCTGGAAACACCAGCAG ACATGCGGGTGACGGAGAGTGCCGAGGCTgcagctgccccctcccagctccggAGCGAG GAGGGGAGCCCGACAGGAGCAGAGCCGGATGCGCTGTGGGAGATGCCCTCTTCCTTCTCACGGCCCCGGTCTTCAGCTGCCATGAACCTGAACCGCCGCACGTATGACCTGGAAG ggctggtggagctgcTGAACCGTGCCCAGAGCTGCCGGGCCAATGACCAGCGTGGGCTGCTCTCCAAGGAGGACCTGGTCCTGCCTGACTTcctccagctccctgggcagaACGACAGCGCCTGCGAGGGGTCGGATCAGCCCTGTGCCCCTCACCCAGGCTGCGAAGGAAACGGCCATCCTCAGCCCACAGAGCCCATACCAGCTCAGCCTCCGGTCGACCACGAGCTCCGATGA
- the RGS14 gene encoding regulator of G-protein signaling 14 isoform X1, which produces MQGKAKLLLVHNGRMGPAVSDGELNASRARGSNHSVNSLPGPSATCGSTQGSVVSWAESFETLLQDRVAVTYFTEFLKKEFSAENVYFWQACERFQQIPASDTQQLAQEARRIYDEFLSSHSVSPVNIDKQAWIGEDMLATPSPDMFRVQQLQIFNLMKFDSYTRFVKSPLYQACLRAESQGQPLPDLRPHSRSSSPPPDLSKKTKLKLGKSLPLGVETAGSGATRSPRRSFRKGERREPSWAEGGEGSGSSMLWRESQGSLNSSASLDLGFLSSASTAASPWTESHRKSLGGSEAELSAKPMKYCCVYLPDGTASLASVRPGHSIRDMLAGICEKRGFSLPDIKVYLVGNEQKALVLDQECSVLADQEVKLENRISFELEISSLSKTIRITAKSTKRIREALQPVLGKYGVRMELALLRRQGEPAALDLEKLVSTVAAQKLVLETPADMRVTESAEAAAAPSQLRSEEGSPTGAEPDALWEMPSSFSRPRSSAAMNLNRRTYDLEGLVELLNRAQSCRANDQRGLLSKEDLVLPDFLQLPGQNDSACEGSDQPCAPHPGCEGNGHPQPTEPIPAQPPVDHELR; this is translated from the exons ATGCAGGGCAAGGCCAAGCTGCTGCTGGTCCACAATGGCCGCATG GGCCCGGCTGTGtcggatggag agtTAAATGCCTCCAGGGCCCGTGGCAGCAACCACAGCGTGAACAGCCTGCCGGGACCGTCAGCCACGTGCGGCTCCACACAAGGGTCTGTGGTCAGCTGGGCCGAATCCTTCGAGACACTGCTGCAGGACCGCGTGGCTGTCACCTACTTCACT GAGTTCCTCAAGAAGGAGTTCAGTGCTGAAAACGTCTACTTCTGGCAGGCATGTGAGCGCTTCCAGCAGATCCCGGCCAGCGACACGCAGCAG ctggCCCAGGAGGCACGGCGGATCTACGATGAGTTCCTCTCCAGCCACTCGGTCAGCCCTGTGAACATTGACAAGCAGGCCTGGATTGGGGAGGACATGCTggccaccccctccccagacatGTTTCGCGTCCAGCAGCTCCAG ATCTTTAACCTGATGAAGTTTGACAGCTACACGCGCTTCGTGAAATCCCCACTCTACCAGGCCTGCCTGCGGGCAGAGAGCCAGGGACAGCCCCTGCCCGACCTGCGGCCTCActcccgcagcagcagccccccgccTGACCTCAGCAAG AAGACGAAGCTGAAGCTGGGCAAGTCCCTGCCGCTGGGCGTGGAGACAGCGGGCAGTGGTgccacccgcagcccccgccggtcCTTCAGGAAGGGAGAGCGGCGGGAGCCCTCCTGGGCAG AAGGGGGAGAAGGCAGTGGGAGCTCCATGCTGTGGCGGGAGTCCCAGGGTTCGCTCAACTCCTCGGCCAGCCTGGACCTGGGCTTCCTATCCTCGGCCAGCACAGCTGCCAGCCCTTGGACGGAG AGCCATCGGAAGAGCCTGGGGGGCAGCGAGGCAGAGCTGTCGGCCAAGCCCATGAAGTACTGCTGCGTGTACCTGCCTGACGGCACGGCCTCGCTGGCCTCCGTCCGGCCTGGCCACTCCATCCGCGACATGCTGGCGGGGATATGCGAGAAGCGCGGCTTCAGCCTCCCCGACATCAAGGTCTACCTGGTGGGGAACGAGCAG AAAGCGCTGGTGCTGGACCAGGAGTGCTCCGTGTTGGCAGACCAGGAGGTGAAGCTGGAGAACAGGATAAGCTTCGA GCTGGAAATCTCCTCCCTCAGCAAGACCATCCGCATCACAGCGAAGTCAACCAAGCGCATCCGGGAAGCGCTGCAGCCCGTGCTGGGGAAGTACGGCGTGCGCATGGAGCTGGCGCTGCTGCGGCGG CAAGGCGAGCCAGCCGCCCTGGACCTGGAGAAGCTGGTCAGCACAGTGGCTGCTCAGAAACTCGTCCTGGAAACACCAGCAG ACATGCGGGTGACGGAGAGTGCCGAGGCTgcagctgccccctcccagctccggAGCGAG GAGGGGAGCCCGACAGGAGCAGAGCCGGATGCGCTGTGGGAGATGCCCTCTTCCTTCTCACGGCCCCGGTCTTCAGCTGCCATGAACCTGAACCGCCGCACGTATGACCTGGAAG ggctggtggagctgcTGAACCGTGCCCAGAGCTGCCGGGCCAATGACCAGCGTGGGCTGCTCTCCAAGGAGGACCTGGTCCTGCCTGACTTcctccagctccctgggcagaACGACAGCGCCTGCGAGGGGTCGGATCAGCCCTGTGCCCCTCACCCAGGCTGCGAAGGAAACGGCCATCCTCAGCCCACAGAGCCCATACCAGCTCAGCCTCCGGTCGACCACGAGCTCCGATGA